From a region of the Candidatus Pelagibacter sp. FZCC0015 genome:
- a CDS encoding Do family serine endopeptidase, with product MNKIKLIFLTLVISFSFSLNVNSKPVPASFADLAEKLMPSVVNISTTTTVVTNTNPFPFQFPPGSPFEDMFKEFGTPQERQSAALGSGFIIDEKGIVVTNNHVIQDADDIIVRVNGDQEFKAKVLGADPLMDIAVLQLETDEKFIPVAFGDSDKARIGDWVLAIGNPFGLGGTVTAGIISARNRSIGLSRYEDFIQTDASINSGNSGGPLFDMEGNVIGINTAILGRNGSIGIGFSIPSNSAQIVIKQLIEFGETKRGWLGVRIQDVTNEIAEVEKLDKARGALVASVAENSPSEKAGIQAGDIILEFNGEKINQMKELPAIVARTEVGKKVEVKVWRDKKEIIKNVILGRLETSDDFKISKNQETQKQNNEEIIESLRIAVRPLTKEDIKNRKLPNQTTGVVITKIANNSPIANSIELNSVIIEAQKKKIKSADDLRDITKEVLNSNQKTVLLAIYNNQNQRRYIGVKLD from the coding sequence ATGAATAAGATTAAACTTATATTCTTAACCCTGGTTATATCATTTAGCTTTTCTTTAAATGTAAACTCTAAACCAGTTCCTGCTTCATTCGCAGATCTTGCAGAAAAATTAATGCCATCTGTAGTGAATATTTCTACAACAACAACCGTCGTAACCAATACTAATCCTTTTCCTTTTCAATTTCCTCCAGGATCTCCTTTTGAGGATATGTTTAAAGAATTTGGAACGCCTCAGGAAAGACAATCAGCTGCTTTAGGTTCAGGGTTTATAATTGACGAGAAAGGTATTGTAGTTACAAATAATCACGTTATCCAAGATGCTGACGACATTATTGTTAGGGTAAATGGTGACCAAGAATTTAAAGCAAAAGTTCTTGGTGCTGACCCACTTATGGATATTGCAGTTTTACAATTAGAAACAGATGAAAAATTTATTCCAGTCGCATTTGGTGACTCTGATAAAGCAAGAATTGGAGATTGGGTTTTAGCAATTGGAAATCCCTTTGGTTTAGGTGGAACTGTTACTGCTGGAATTATTTCAGCAAGAAATAGATCAATTGGTTTATCAAGATATGAAGATTTTATACAAACTGATGCATCTATAAATTCTGGAAATTCTGGTGGACCTTTGTTTGATATGGAAGGAAATGTAATTGGAATTAATACAGCAATTCTTGGACGTAATGGTTCTATTGGAATTGGATTTTCCATACCATCTAACAGTGCTCAAATTGTAATTAAACAATTAATCGAATTTGGTGAAACAAAAAGAGGTTGGTTGGGCGTTAGAATTCAAGATGTTACAAATGAAATTGCTGAAGTTGAAAAATTAGATAAAGCAAGAGGGGCATTGGTTGCTAGTGTTGCAGAAAATAGTCCTTCAGAAAAAGCAGGAATACAAGCTGGTGATATTATTTTAGAATTTAATGGAGAAAAAATAAATCAAATGAAAGAACTTCCAGCTATTGTAGCACGTACAGAAGTTGGAAAAAAAGTTGAAGTTAAAGTTTGGAGAGACAAAAAAGAAATTATTAAAAATGTTATTTTAGGAAGATTAGAAACTTCAGATGATTTTAAAATAAGTAAAAATCAAGAAACTCAAAAACAGAATAATGAGGAAATAATTGAAAGTTTAAGAATTGCAGTAAGACCATTAACTAAAGAAGATATAAAAAACAGAAAATTACCAAATCAAACAACAGGGGTTGTTATTACTAAAATTGCAAACAATAGTCCCATAGCAAATTCAATAGAACTTAATAGTGTTATTATTGAAGCTCAGAAGAAAAAAATTAAATCTGCAGATGATTTAAGAGATATTACTAAAGAAGTTCTTAATTCAAATCAGAAAACAGTTTTACTTGCTATCTATAACAACCAAAACCAACGAAGATACATCGGTGTTAAGTTAGACTGA
- a CDS encoding DUF2065 domain-containing protein, which produces MRELVIAFGLFLFIEGILYALFPAKMKSMLKKLELVKDSQLRSGGLIFAVIGFIIIYYIKS; this is translated from the coding sequence ATGCGTGAGCTAGTTATAGCTTTTGGTCTTTTCTTATTTATTGAGGGAATTTTGTACGCCTTATTTCCAGCAAAAATGAAAAGTATGTTGAAAAAATTAGAACTTGTTAAAGATAGTCAGCTTAGATCAGGTGGACTTATTTTTGCTGTAATAGGTTTTATAATTATTTATTACATTAAGAGCTAA
- the hflC gene encoding protease modulator HflC: protein MKAGKILVGLLVAIGVVAFLSVIIVKEVNQAIILQFGDPKRIIMKPGLNFKIPFIQNVVYLDKRILNLDAPPEEVIASDQKRLIVDAFARFQIVDPLKFYISVGNERVARSRLSTIINSRIRNVLGQEELQTLLSKDRSKQMALIKEGVNNEAQNFGINIVDVRIKRADLPQANSDAIYRRMQTEREREAKEFRAKGAEMAVTITSTADKEVTVILADAQKQSEIMKGEGDGERNKIFAEAFGQDPEFFAFYRAMQAYEKALIGGETSLILSPDSEFFKFFGNIKPEIQQ, encoded by the coding sequence ATGAAAGCTGGAAAAATATTAGTTGGTTTATTAGTTGCAATCGGAGTTGTAGCTTTTTTATCAGTAATTATAGTTAAAGAGGTTAATCAAGCAATTATTCTTCAATTTGGTGATCCAAAAAGAATTATAATGAAGCCAGGATTAAACTTTAAAATTCCATTTATTCAAAACGTTGTTTATTTAGATAAAAGAATTCTAAATTTAGATGCTCCACCTGAAGAGGTTATTGCGTCAGATCAAAAACGTTTAATTGTTGATGCATTTGCAAGATTTCAAATCGTTGATCCACTGAAGTTTTATATTTCAGTTGGAAATGAAAGAGTTGCGAGATCAAGATTATCGACAATTATAAATTCAAGAATTAGAAATGTATTAGGTCAAGAGGAATTACAAACATTATTATCTAAAGATAGATCTAAGCAAATGGCTTTAATTAAAGAAGGTGTTAATAACGAAGCACAAAACTTTGGAATTAATATTGTTGATGTTAGGATTAAAAGAGCAGATCTTCCTCAGGCAAACAGTGATGCGATTTATAGAAGAATGCAGACTGAAAGGGAGAGAGAAGCAAAAGAATTTAGAGCAAAAGGTGCAGAGATGGCAGTTACAATTACATCAACTGCAGACAAAGAAGTTACTGTAATCTTAGCAGATGCTCAAAAGCAATCTGAGATAATGAAAGGGGAAGGTGATGGAGAAAGAAATAAAATATTTGCCGAAGCCTTTGGTCAAGATCCAGAATTTTTTGCTTTCTACAGAGCCATGCAAGCATATGAAAAAGCTCTTATTGGTGGTGAAACTTCTTTAATTTTATCACCTGATAGTGAATTTTTTAAATTTTTTGGAAATATAAAACCTGAAATCCAGCAATAA
- the hflK gene encoding FtsH protease activity modulator HflK produces the protein MSDDFKGQSPWGAPPGGGGSGNGSGRGPTPPNVDELIRDLQDKIKRFLPGGKTSGGKSISLILLVLVFVWLASGLYRVLPDEQGVVLRFGKFVKTTQPGLNYHIPFPVETVQTPKVTKVNRMDIGFRSERDSGFSTGGGVADVPQESLMLTGDENIVNIDFSVFWVIKDAGNFLFKIQDPEGTVKAAAETAMREVIAKSDIQPILTEGRSKIEVETQNIIQSILDDYESGIQITQVQTQKADPPDQVIDAFRDVQAARADMERSKNEAEAYANDVIPRARGEAQKILQAAEAYKKEVVAKAEGEASRFIAIYNEYKNAKAVTQERMYLETMEKVLADIDKVIIEKNAGSGVVPYLPLPELKKKATN, from the coding sequence ATGTCAGACGATTTTAAAGGCCAAAGTCCTTGGGGAGCACCTCCTGGTGGAGGTGGAAGTGGCAATGGATCAGGTAGAGGTCCTACACCACCGAATGTCGACGAATTAATTAGAGATCTTCAAGATAAAATCAAAAGATTTTTACCCGGTGGAAAAACTTCAGGAGGAAAATCAATAAGTCTAATTTTGTTAGTTTTAGTTTTTGTATGGTTAGCGAGTGGACTTTATAGAGTATTACCCGATGAACAAGGCGTTGTATTAAGATTTGGTAAGTTTGTAAAAACTACACAGCCTGGTTTGAATTATCATATACCTTTTCCCGTTGAAACTGTTCAAACACCGAAAGTCACTAAGGTTAATAGAATGGATATAGGATTTAGATCTGAGAGAGACAGTGGTTTTTCTACAGGTGGTGGTGTTGCTGATGTTCCACAGGAAAGCTTAATGTTAACGGGAGATGAAAATATAGTTAATATAGATTTTTCGGTATTCTGGGTAATCAAAGATGCTGGTAATTTTTTATTTAAAATTCAAGATCCAGAAGGCACAGTTAAAGCAGCTGCTGAAACTGCAATGAGAGAAGTGATAGCAAAGAGTGATATTCAGCCAATTTTAACTGAAGGTAGATCTAAAATTGAGGTTGAGACTCAAAACATAATTCAGAGTATTTTAGACGATTACGAAAGTGGAATTCAAATTACACAAGTTCAAACTCAAAAGGCTGACCCACCTGATCAAGTAATTGACGCGTTTAGAGATGTACAAGCTGCAAGAGCAGATATGGAAAGATCTAAAAATGAGGCTGAAGCTTATGCAAATGATGTTATTCCTAGAGCACGAGGGGAAGCGCAAAAAATTTTACAGGCAGCTGAAGCATATAAAAAAGAAGTTGTAGCAAAAGCAGAGGGTGAAGCAAGCAGATTTATAGCTATCTACAATGAGTATAAAAATGCAAAAGCAGTTACTCAAGAGAGAATGTATTTAGAAACTATGGAAAAAGTTTTAGCAGATATTGATAAAGTAATTATTGAAAAAAATGCAGGTTCAGGTGTAGTTCCATACTTACCTTTGCCTGAGTTAAAAAAGAAGGCGACAAATTAA
- a CDS encoding Mrp/NBP35 family ATP-binding protein, whose product MSTYIVSLMQKTSNDTFMSDKKPELSAAMKSKLEPKKFTKNPILGTKFTIAISSAKGGVGKSTFATNLALALKKVGCKVGLLDADIYGPSIPKMFDINEKPKSDGQKLDPVTKYDIQCMSIGFLADQQTPMIWRGPMVTSAIKTFTQKVNWKDLDFIIVDMPPGTGDTQLTFSQEIKMDGAIIVSTPQEVALLDVKRGIKMFDKLGVKILGLVDNMSFFIGDDGKKYKIFGEGGVKKTAEEFQKEFLGEIPINPEVGKTGDEGKPIVETNPEHEISKIYLNFAEKIKSTYL is encoded by the coding sequence ATGTCAACTTATATAGTGTCTTTAATGCAAAAAACAAGTAATGATACTTTTATGAGTGATAAAAAACCTGAACTTAGTGCCGCAATGAAAAGTAAGCTAGAGCCTAAAAAATTCACTAAAAATCCAATCCTTGGAACTAAATTTACTATAGCCATCTCTAGTGCAAAAGGAGGTGTTGGAAAATCTACTTTTGCAACGAATCTTGCTTTGGCGTTAAAGAAAGTTGGATGCAAAGTTGGTCTTTTGGATGCAGATATTTATGGTCCATCAATTCCTAAAATGTTTGATATTAATGAAAAACCAAAAAGTGATGGTCAAAAATTAGATCCAGTTACAAAATATGACATTCAGTGTATGTCGATTGGTTTTTTAGCTGATCAACAAACACCAATGATATGGCGTGGGCCCATGGTGACAAGTGCAATCAAAACTTTTACTCAGAAAGTAAATTGGAAAGATTTAGATTTTATTATCGTTGATATGCCTCCAGGAACTGGTGATACTCAACTTACATTTTCTCAAGAAATAAAAATGGATGGTGCAATAATTGTAAGTACACCTCAAGAAGTAGCTCTTTTAGATGTCAAAAGAGGAATTAAAATGTTTGATAAACTTGGAGTTAAGATTTTGGGTTTAGTTGATAACATGAGCTTTTTCATAGGAGATGATGGAAAAAAATATAAAATTTTTGGAGAAGGTGGAGTTAAGAAAACTGCAGAGGAATTTCAAAAAGAATTTTTAGGTGAAATTCCAATTAATCCTGAAGTGGGTAAAACTGGTGATGAAGGAAAGCCAATTGTGGAAACTAACCCTGAGCATGAAATTTCTAAAATATATTTAAATTTTGCTGAAAAAATTAAATCAACTTATCTTTAA
- the thyX gene encoding FAD-dependent thymidylate synthase: MKLTKEQQEEIKNQQSQSNQTKRVTAPELEKILYEAIPALDHGFVRVVDYMGDDTSIVQSARVSYGKGTKQVSTDKGLIKYLMRHWHSTPFEMCEIKYHVKLPIFIARQWIRHRTANVNEYSARYSILDKEFYLPSQENLAAQSTSNRQGRGDVLEGKQAEEVLELLKSDAERTYDNYETMLNERFDGSTIDENKKGLARELARMNLTLNTYTQWYWKTDLLNLMNFLRLRADSHAQYEIRVYADIMLDTVKKWVPITYDAFMDYRVGGTEVSAKGKVIIQKLIKSETVDVKSSGLSKREWNELMTAFDLKDKLI; this comes from the coding sequence ATGAAATTAACTAAAGAACAGCAAGAAGAAATAAAAAACCAACAATCTCAAAGCAATCAAACAAAAAGAGTTACTGCTCCTGAGCTTGAAAAAATTCTTTATGAGGCAATTCCAGCTTTAGATCATGGTTTTGTAAGAGTTGTTGATTATATGGGCGATGATACATCCATAGTTCAATCAGCTAGAGTGTCATATGGAAAAGGAACAAAACAAGTTTCAACTGACAAAGGTTTAATTAAATATTTGATGAGACATTGGCACAGTACGCCATTTGAAATGTGCGAAATAAAATATCATGTAAAGCTTCCAATATTTATTGCAAGACAATGGATTAGACATAGAACGGCAAATGTAAATGAATATTCTGCAAGGTATTCAATTTTGGATAAAGAATTTTATTTGCCATCACAAGAAAATTTAGCCGCTCAATCAACTAGTAACAGACAGGGTAGAGGAGATGTCTTGGAAGGAAAACAGGCAGAGGAAGTTTTAGAACTTCTAAAAAGTGATGCAGAGAGAACTTATGATAACTATGAGACTATGCTTAATGAAAGATTTGATGGATCAACTATTGATGAAAATAAAAAAGGTCTAGCGAGAGAACTTGCAAGAATGAATTTAACACTAAATACTTATACTCAATGGTATTGGAAAACTGATTTATTAAATTTAATGAATTTTTTAAGATTAAGAGCTGATAGTCACGCTCAATATGAAATTAGAGTTTACGCTGATATAATGCTGGATACTGTAAAAAAATGGGTTCCTATAACTTATGATGCATTTATGGATTATAGAGTAGGAGGCACAGAAGTTTCTGCAAAAGGAAAAGTTATAATTCAAAAACTTATTAAAAGTGAAACTGTAGACGTTAAAAGTTCTGGATTGTCTAAAAGAGAGTGGAATGAATTAATGACTGCTTTTGATCTTAAAGATAAGTTGATTTAA
- a CDS encoding polysaccharide deacetylase family protein, with protein MYFNNNNNFFHGIMFHHFHDKDIHTKGQGSISKDEFYKIINFIGKKNILDADIFFEKFKSKKLKNNEVCLTFDDAIKSQVDIALPVLEELKIKSFFFVYSSIFEGIPDNLETFRYFRMNYFNNINNFYTEFYKFIEKDLNIFFERNISKLESAKMKFPHYSIEDIKFRLVRDNFLNKKEYEDLMFLIMKEKKFNYKKFYTKLAFNENDLKKLDNLGHLIGLHSHSHPTLLEKLNYEDQKEEYKRNLSVISKILNKSEKDIKYMSHPCGSYNKNTLDILIELEIELGFKQLMTIELEKGMEKINNSSLEIARQDHSKIIKLIK; from the coding sequence ATGTACTTTAATAATAATAATAATTTTTTTCATGGAATAATGTTTCACCATTTTCATGATAAAGACATTCATACTAAAGGCCAAGGTTCAATTTCAAAAGATGAATTTTATAAAATAATAAATTTTATAGGAAAAAAAAATATTCTTGATGCAGATATTTTTTTTGAAAAATTTAAAAGTAAAAAACTGAAAAATAACGAAGTTTGTCTAACATTTGATGATGCTATTAAAAGTCAAGTTGACATAGCTTTACCAGTTCTTGAAGAACTAAAGATAAAAAGTTTTTTTTTTGTTTATAGCTCAATATTTGAAGGTATACCTGACAATTTAGAAACTTTTCGATATTTTAGAATGAATTATTTTAATAATATCAATAATTTTTATACTGAGTTTTATAAATTTATAGAAAAAGATTTAAATATTTTTTTTGAAAGAAATATTTCAAAACTTGAGTCTGCAAAAATGAAATTTCCTCACTACTCAATAGAAGATATCAAATTTAGATTGGTTAGAGACAATTTTTTAAATAAGAAGGAGTATGAAGATTTAATGTTTCTTATTATGAAAGAAAAAAAATTTAATTATAAAAAATTTTACACAAAATTAGCTTTTAATGAAAACGACCTAAAAAAGCTAGATAACTTGGGTCATTTAATCGGATTACATTCACATAGTCACCCTACATTACTAGAAAAATTAAATTATGAAGATCAGAAAGAGGAATATAAGAGGAATTTGTCTGTAATATCAAAAATTTTAAATAAATCAGAAAAAGATATTAAATATATGTCTCATCCTTGTGGAAGTTACAATAAAAATACTTTAGATATATTAATTGAGCTAGAAATTGAACTAGGATTTAAACAGTTAATGACGATTGAACTTGAAAAAGGAATGGAAAAAATTAATAACTCATCTTTAGAAATAGCTAGGCAAGATCATTCAAAAATAATTAAGCTAATTAAATAA
- the ppdK gene encoding pyruvate, phosphate dikinase, which produces MKKLILNFNSKDSKKIKNPKNFLGGKGANLSEMGRMGLPVPPGFTISTKVCEIFYKDKKKLNKSLISQIKKELKLIEKDVSKKFGDLKNPLLLSVRSGARVSMPGMMDTILNLGLNDKTVKALAIKTSNGRFAKDSYRRFIQMYGNVVMGVEGYHFEELIENYKLTKGVLLDTDLDESDWDGLIEDFKRTVREKAKKDFPQDVHEQLLGAISAVFLSWESNRAKVYRKLNQIPAEWGTAVNVQSMVFGNMGDDCATGVVFTRNPSDGSNEIYGEYLINAQGEDVVAGTRTPQYITKKARRDAKVKELSMEESMPKVFKELQKILKKLETHYKDMQDVEFTVENSKLWMLQTRSGKRTAKSAVKIAVDMVKEKLISKKEAVLRIDPNSLDTLLHPTLDEKSSINVIANGLPASPGAASGKVVFTSEEAERLTAMMQDTILVRVETSPEDIQGMHAAKGILTARGGMTSHAAVVARGMGRPCVSGSSEIDINYENKSFKTSSMEIKEGDVITIDGSTGRIIAGSVSTVKPEISGDFSKLMSWADSFRKLKVRTNSETPKDTKTAKDFGAEGIGLCRTEHMFFDEERILSVREMILSKTKEDRATALQKLLPHQRKDFIDIFKIMSGLPVTVRLLDPPLHEFLPRTEKEINEVASIVNLPVKEVESRIEELHEQNPMLGHRGCRLGISFPEIYEMQCKAIFEALAYLKKNKIKSAFPEIMIPLVSTEAEIKIMKELVIRTASQVQQENKLKIEFLVGTMIELPRAAIKAKEIAKHAEFFSFGTNDLTQTTFGISRDDSGKFLNDYLENKIFSVDPFVSIDEGVSDLVEIAVEKGRKQNKNLKLGICGEHGGDPHSISFCSNVGLNYVSCSPYRVPVARLAAAQAELKK; this is translated from the coding sequence ATGAAAAAACTTATTTTAAACTTTAATTCTAAGGATAGTAAAAAAATTAAAAATCCTAAAAATTTTTTAGGAGGAAAAGGTGCTAATCTTTCTGAAATGGGAAGAATGGGTCTTCCAGTGCCTCCTGGTTTTACAATATCCACAAAAGTTTGCGAAATTTTTTATAAGGATAAAAAAAAATTAAATAAAAGTTTAATTTCTCAAATTAAAAAAGAATTAAAATTAATCGAAAAAGATGTTTCTAAGAAATTTGGGGACTTAAAAAATCCACTTTTATTATCTGTGCGGTCTGGTGCAAGAGTATCAATGCCAGGTATGATGGATACTATTCTAAATCTGGGTCTTAACGATAAAACAGTTAAAGCTTTAGCAATTAAAACTTCAAATGGAAGATTTGCTAAAGACAGTTATAGAAGATTCATTCAAATGTACGGTAATGTGGTAATGGGAGTAGAAGGTTATCATTTTGAGGAATTAATTGAAAATTATAAACTTACGAAAGGTGTTTTGTTAGATACAGATTTAGATGAAAGTGATTGGGATGGATTAATTGAAGATTTTAAAAGAACAGTAAGAGAAAAGGCAAAAAAAGATTTTCCTCAAGATGTTCACGAACAATTGCTAGGAGCAATAAGCGCAGTATTTTTATCATGGGAAAGTAATAGAGCAAAAGTTTATAGAAAACTAAATCAAATCCCAGCCGAGTGGGGAACTGCTGTAAATGTTCAATCAATGGTTTTTGGAAATATGGGTGATGATTGTGCAACGGGAGTTGTGTTTACACGAAATCCATCAGATGGATCAAATGAAATATATGGTGAGTATTTAATTAATGCGCAAGGCGAAGATGTTGTAGCGGGCACAAGGACACCTCAATACATAACGAAAAAAGCTAGGAGAGATGCTAAAGTAAAAGAATTATCAATGGAAGAGTCTATGCCTAAAGTCTTTAAAGAACTTCAAAAAATTTTGAAAAAATTAGAGACGCATTACAAAGATATGCAAGACGTAGAGTTTACAGTTGAAAATAGTAAACTATGGATGCTTCAAACAAGATCAGGAAAAAGAACAGCAAAATCAGCAGTGAAGATCGCAGTTGATATGGTTAAAGAAAAATTAATTTCTAAAAAGGAAGCTGTATTAAGAATTGACCCAAATTCTTTAGACACACTTTTGCACCCTACTTTGGATGAAAAAAGTTCAATTAATGTTATAGCAAATGGATTGCCAGCATCACCAGGTGCAGCCAGTGGGAAAGTTGTATTTACATCAGAAGAGGCTGAAAGATTAACCGCAATGATGCAAGATACAATTTTGGTTAGAGTAGAGACCTCCCCAGAAGATATACAAGGAATGCATGCTGCTAAAGGAATTTTGACTGCTAGAGGAGGAATGACAAGTCATGCAGCTGTTGTTGCGAGAGGTATGGGTAGACCATGTGTATCAGGATCAAGTGAAATTGATATAAACTATGAAAATAAATCTTTTAAAACTTCTTCAATGGAGATTAAAGAAGGAGACGTAATCACTATTGATGGCTCAACTGGAAGAATTATTGCTGGAAGTGTTTCAACTGTGAAGCCTGAAATATCTGGTGATTTTTCCAAGTTAATGTCTTGGGCAGATAGCTTTAGGAAATTAAAAGTAAGAACAAATTCTGAGACACCAAAAGATACCAAAACAGCAAAAGATTTTGGTGCTGAGGGTATTGGATTATGCAGAACTGAACATATGTTTTTTGATGAAGAACGAATTTTGTCTGTAAGAGAAATGATATTATCTAAAACAAAAGAAGACAGAGCAACAGCATTACAAAAACTGTTACCACATCAAAGAAAAGATTTTATAGATATTTTTAAAATCATGAGTGGATTACCAGTCACAGTTAGATTGTTGGACCCACCATTACATGAATTTTTACCACGTACAGAAAAGGAAATTAATGAGGTTGCTAGTATAGTTAATCTCCCAGTTAAAGAGGTTGAGTCAAGAATTGAAGAGCTCCATGAGCAAAATCCTATGTTAGGTCATAGGGGATGTCGTCTAGGAATATCTTTTCCTGAAATTTATGAAATGCAATGCAAAGCAATATTCGAGGCTTTGGCTTACCTCAAAAAAAATAAAATTAAATCTGCATTTCCTGAAATAATGATACCTTTAGTATCTACAGAGGCTGAAATTAAAATAATGAAAGAATTAGTAATTAGAACTGCTAGTCAAGTTCAACAAGAAAATAAATTGAAAATAGAATTTTTAGTTGGAACGATGATTGAATTACCTAGAGCGGCAATAAAAGCAAAGGAGATTGCTAAGCATGCAGAATTCTTTAGTTTTGGAACAAATGATTTAACTCAAACTACTTTTGGAATTAGTAGAGATGATAGTGGTAAATTTTTAAATGATTATTTAGAAAACAAAATTTTTTCTGTTGATCCTTTTGTTTCAATAGATGAAGGAGTTTCAGATTTAGTTGAAATAGCAGTAGAAAAAGGAAGAAAACAAAATAAAAATCTTAAATTAGGTATTTGTGGAGAGCATGGAGGAGATCCACATAGTATATCTTTTTGTTCTAATGTAGGATTGAATTATGTTTCTTGTTCACCTTATAGAGTTCCTGTTGCAAGGTTAGCTGCTGCTCAAGCAGAATTGAAAAAATAA